Proteins encoded within one genomic window of Pseudomonas cannabina:
- the rplX gene encoding 50S ribosomal protein L24 has product MQKIRRDDEIIVIAGKDKGKRGKVLKVLADDRLVVGGINLVKRHTKPNPMSGVQGGIVEKEAPLHASNVAIFNGATNKADRVGFKVEDGKKIRVFKSTQKAVDA; this is encoded by the coding sequence ATGCAAAAGATTCGTCGTGACGACGAGATCATCGTGATCGCCGGCAAAGACAAAGGTAAGCGCGGTAAGGTGCTCAAGGTTCTCGCTGACGACCGTTTGGTCGTTGGTGGGATTAACCTGGTGAAGCGTCATACCAAGCCAAACCCGATGTCGGGCGTACAGGGCGGTATCGTCGAGAAAGAAGCGCCACTGCACGCTTCCAACGTCGCCATTTTCAACGGCGCAACCAACAAGGCTGACCGCGTTGGTTTCAAAGTTGAAGACGGCAAGAAAATTCGTGTCTTCAAGTCGACCCAAAAAGCGGTTGATGCTTGA
- the rpsK gene encoding 30S ribosomal protein S11: protein MAKPAARPRKKVKKTVVDGIAHIHASFNNTIVTITDRQGNALSWATSGGSGFRGSRKSTPFAAQVAAERAGQAALEYGLKNLDVNVKGPGPGRESAVRALNGCGYKIASITDVTPIPHNGCRPPKKRRV from the coding sequence ATGGCAAAACCTGCTGCTCGTCCTCGTAAAAAAGTTAAAAAGACAGTGGTTGATGGCATCGCCCACATCCACGCGTCGTTTAACAACACAATCGTCACCATCACCGATCGTCAAGGTAATGCGCTTTCTTGGGCTACCTCCGGCGGTTCGGGTTTCCGTGGTTCTCGCAAGTCCACCCCGTTCGCTGCTCAAGTAGCTGCTGAACGTGCTGGTCAAGCTGCGCTGGAGTACGGTCTGAAGAACCTCGACGTCAATGTCAAGGGTCCAGGCCCAGGTCGTGAATCCGCTGTCCGTGCATTGAACGGCTGTGGCTATAAGATCGCCAGCATCACCGACGTGACGCCAATCCCGCACAACGGGTGCCGTCCGCCGAAGAAGCGCCGCGTGTAA
- the rplN gene encoding 50S ribosomal protein L14 produces MIQTQSMLDVADNSGARRVMCIKVLGGSHRRYAGIGDIIKVTVKEAIPRGKVKKGQVMTAVVVRTRHGVRRADGSIIRFDGNAAVLLNNKQEPIGTRIFGPVTRELRTEKFMKIVSLAPEVL; encoded by the coding sequence ATGATTCAGACTCAATCCATGCTCGATGTGGCCGATAACAGCGGCGCTCGCCGCGTTATGTGCATCAAGGTGCTGGGTGGCTCCCATCGTCGTTACGCTGGTATCGGTGACATCATCAAAGTGACCGTCAAGGAAGCAATTCCGCGCGGCAAGGTGAAAAAAGGCCAAGTGATGACTGCAGTTGTAGTCCGCACTCGCCATGGTGTCCGTCGTGCAGACGGTTCCATCATCCGCTTTGATGGCAACGCTGCTGTTCTGTTGAACAACAAGCAAGAGCCGATCGGTACCCGTATTTTTGGGCCAGTGACCCGTGAACTTCGTACTGAGAAGTTCATGAAGATCGTCTCGCTCGCCCCTGAAGTGCTTTAA
- the rpsD gene encoding 30S ribosomal protein S4, whose product MARYIGPKCKLARREGTDLFLKSGVRAIESKCNIEAAPGIHGQRRGRQSDYGTQLREKQKVRRIYGVLERQFSGYYKEAAGKKGATGENLLQLLECRLDNVVYRMGFGSTRAESRQLVSHKSVSVNGKTVNVPSYQVRAGDVVAIREKAKNQLRIVQALDLCAQRGRVEWVEVDTEKKSGVFKNVPARSDLSADINESLIVELYSK is encoded by the coding sequence ATGGCTCGTTACATTGGTCCAAAATGCAAACTTGCTCGTCGTGAAGGCACCGATCTCTTTTTGAAGAGCGGCGTTCGCGCTATCGAATCCAAGTGCAACATCGAAGCAGCTCCAGGTATCCACGGCCAACGCCGCGGTCGCCAGTCCGATTACGGTACTCAGCTGCGTGAAAAGCAAAAAGTCCGTCGTATCTACGGCGTTCTCGAGCGTCAGTTCAGCGGCTACTACAAAGAAGCCGCCGGCAAGAAAGGTGCAACAGGCGAGAACCTGCTGCAACTGCTCGAATGCCGTCTGGACAACGTTGTATACCGTATGGGCTTCGGCTCCACTCGTGCAGAATCCCGTCAATTGGTTTCGCACAAGTCGGTTAGCGTAAACGGCAAAACCGTTAACGTTCCTTCTTATCAGGTTCGTGCTGGCGACGTTGTTGCTATCCGCGAAAAAGCTAAGAACCAGCTGCGTATTGTCCAGGCTCTCGATCTGTGTGCCCAACGTGGCCGCGTAGAATGGGTAGAAGTAGACACTGAGAAGAAATCGGGCGTTTTCAAGAACGTACCAGCTCGCAGTGATCTGTCCGCCGACATCAACGAAAGCCTGATTGTCGAGCTCTACTCCAAGTAA
- the rplQ gene encoding 50S ribosomal protein L17, which yields MRHRKSGRHLSRTSSHRKAMFQNMAVSLFEHELIKTTLPKAKELRRVAEPLITLAKEDSVANRRLAFDRTRSKEIVGKLFNDLGKRYATRQGGYLRILKCGFRAGDNAPMAYVELVDRPIGGSVEAAE from the coding sequence ATGCGTCATCGTAAAAGTGGACGTCACCTGAGCCGTACCAGCTCTCACCGTAAAGCCATGTTTCAAAACATGGCGGTGTCGCTGTTCGAGCACGAGCTGATCAAAACTACCCTGCCGAAAGCCAAGGAACTGCGCCGCGTTGCCGAGCCGCTGATCACCCTGGCCAAGGAAGACAGCGTTGCCAACCGTCGTCTGGCTTTCGACCGTACTCGTTCGAAAGAAATCGTCGGCAAACTGTTCAACGATCTGGGCAAACGCTATGCAACCCGTCAGGGCGGCTACCTGCGTATCCTCAAGTGCGGTTTCCGCGCTGGCGACAACGCGCCTATGGCGTACGTCGAGTTGGTTGATCGTCCTATCGGTGGCTCTGTAGAAGCCGCTGAATAA
- the rplR gene encoding 50S ribosomal protein L18: MTVKKVTRLRRARKARLKMHELEVVRLCVHRSSQHIYAQVISADGSKVLASASTLDKELRDGATGNIDAATKVGKLVAQRAKAAGVSQVAFDRSGFKYHGRVKALADAAREGGLEF, from the coding sequence ATGACCGTCAAAAAAGTTACCCGACTGCGTCGCGCTCGCAAAGCACGCCTGAAAATGCACGAGCTAGAAGTCGTGCGTCTCTGCGTGCACCGCTCTTCGCAGCACATTTATGCCCAGGTCATCTCGGCCGACGGCAGCAAAGTCCTGGCAAGCGCCTCGACTTTGGACAAAGAACTGCGTGATGGCGCCACTGGCAACATCGACGCGGCCACTAAGGTTGGCAAGCTGGTCGCCCAGCGCGCGAAAGCCGCGGGTGTATCGCAAGTCGCTTTCGACCGTTCTGGCTTCAAGTACCACGGCCGTGTCAAAGCGCTGGCTGATGCTGCTCGTGAAGGCGGGCTGGAGTTCTAA
- the rplP gene encoding 50S ribosomal protein L16, producing the protein MLQPKRTKFRKQMTGHNRGLALRGSKVSFGEFALKSVARGRLTARQIESARRALTRHVKRGGKIWIRVFPDKPVTKKPLEVRMGKGKGNVEYWVAQIQPGKVLYEIEGVTEELAREAFALAAAKLPLATSFVKRTVM; encoded by the coding sequence ATGTTGCAACCAAAGCGTACGAAGTTCCGCAAGCAGATGACCGGCCACAACCGTGGTCTGGCACTGCGCGGTAGCAAAGTCAGCTTCGGCGAGTTCGCGCTGAAGTCTGTAGCTCGTGGTCGTCTCACCGCTCGTCAGATCGAGTCAGCGCGTCGTGCTCTGACCCGTCACGTTAAACGTGGCGGCAAGATCTGGATCCGTGTATTCCCGGACAAGCCTGTCACCAAAAAGCCACTCGAAGTTCGGATGGGTAAAGGTAAGGGTAACGTGGAGTACTGGGTTGCCCAGATTCAGCCAGGCAAAGTCCTGTATGAAATCGAGGGTGTTACTGAAGAGCTGGCGCGTGAGGCTTTCGCCCTGGCTGCTGCAAAGCTGCCGCTCGCCACCTCCTTTGTTAAGCGGACGGTGATGTGA
- the rpsH gene encoding 30S ribosomal protein S8, with the protein MSMQDPLADMLTRIRNAQMAEKPVVSMPSSTLKVAVAKVLKDEGYIAGYQISSEVKSSLSIELKYFEGRPVIEEVKRVSRPGLRQYKSSDDLPKVRGGLGVSIVSTSKGVMTDRAARAAGVGGEVLCTVF; encoded by the coding sequence ATGAGTATGCAGGACCCGTTAGCGGACATGCTAACTCGTATCCGTAATGCCCAGATGGCTGAAAAGCCCGTCGTCAGCATGCCATCTTCCACGTTGAAGGTTGCTGTAGCAAAAGTCCTGAAGGACGAAGGCTACATTGCGGGTTATCAGATCAGCAGCGAAGTTAAATCGTCGCTGTCCATCGAGCTTAAGTACTTCGAGGGCCGTCCGGTCATTGAAGAGGTTAAGCGCGTCAGCCGCCCAGGCTTGCGTCAGTACAAGTCCTCCGATGATCTGCCAAAAGTTCGTGGCGGTCTTGGTGTGTCTATCGTCTCCACCAGTAAAGGTGTGATGACGGATCGTGCTGCGCGCGCTGCCGGTGTCGGTGGCGAAGTGCTTTGCACTGTGTTCTAA
- the rplF gene encoding 50S ribosomal protein L6: protein MSRVAKNPVKLPSGVEVKLVGQLLSVKGAKGTLELIIHSSVEIVEEAGELRFAARNGDQQTRAMAGTTRALVNNMVQGVSQGFERKLQLVGVGYKAQAKGTVLNLALGFSHPVDYELPNGITAETPSQTDILIRGIDKQLVGQVAAEIRDFRRPEPYKGKGVRYADEVVRRKEAKKK from the coding sequence ATGTCACGCGTAGCTAAGAACCCCGTTAAGTTGCCATCCGGCGTCGAAGTCAAACTCGTCGGACAGCTGCTTTCGGTGAAGGGTGCCAAGGGCACTCTAGAACTGATCATCCATTCGTCCGTTGAGATTGTTGAAGAAGCTGGTGAGCTGCGTTTCGCTGCTCGCAATGGCGATCAACAAACCCGCGCAATGGCAGGCACCACTCGTGCACTGGTAAATAACATGGTCCAAGGCGTAAGCCAAGGCTTCGAGCGTAAGCTCCAGCTGGTCGGTGTTGGTTACAAGGCGCAAGCAAAAGGCACGGTATTGAACCTTGCACTTGGCTTCTCGCACCCGGTGGACTACGAATTGCCGAATGGCATCACCGCTGAGACCCCCAGCCAGACCGATATCCTGATTCGCGGTATCGATAAGCAGTTGGTTGGTCAAGTGGCCGCTGAGATCCGCGACTTCCGCCGTCCTGAGCCTTACAAAGGCAAAGGTGTGCGTTACGCGGACGAAGTCGTCCGCCGTAAAGAAGCCAAGAAGAAGTAG
- the rpsQ gene encoding 30S ribosomal protein S17, producing the protein MAEAEKTVRTLTGRVVSDKMDKTITVLIERRVKHPIYGKYVKRSTKLHAHDETNQCHIGDKVTIRETRPVAKTKSWALVDILERAVEV; encoded by the coding sequence ATGGCTGAAGCCGAAAAAACTGTCCGTACGCTGACTGGCCGTGTTGTCAGCGACAAGATGGACAAGACCATCACCGTTCTGATCGAGCGTCGCGTAAAGCACCCGATCTACGGTAAATACGTTAAGCGTTCGACTAAGCTGCACGCGCACGACGAAACCAATCAATGCCATATCGGCGACAAGGTCACTATTCGTGAAACTCGTCCGGTAGCCAAGACTAAATCTTGGGCGTTGGTTGATATCCTCGAACGCGCTGTGGAAGTCTAA
- the rpmD gene encoding 50S ribosomal protein L30, with the protein MATVKVTLIKSMTGRIPNHRLCIKGLGLRRIGHTVEVLDTPENRGMINKAYYMLRVEG; encoded by the coding sequence ATGGCTACCGTTAAAGTAACGCTGATCAAAAGCATGACCGGCCGCATCCCTAATCACAGATTGTGCATTAAGGGTTTGGGTCTGCGTCGCATCGGTCACACTGTAGAAGTCCTGGATACTCCCGAGAATCGCGGGATGATCAACAAGGCTTACTACATGCTGCGAGTCGAGGGTTAA
- the rpsN gene encoding 30S ribosomal protein S14, with translation MAKMSMKNRELKRQLTVAKYAKKRAELKAIIVDLNASPEARWEATVALQKQPRDASAARMRNRCRITGRPHGVYRKFGLGRNKLREAAMRGDVPGLVKASW, from the coding sequence ATGGCCAAGATGAGCATGAAAAACCGTGAGCTGAAGCGTCAGCTCACTGTTGCCAAGTACGCCAAGAAGCGTGCAGAGCTGAAAGCTATCATCGTCGATCTGAACGCAAGTCCAGAAGCGCGTTGGGAAGCTACCGTAGCCCTGCAGAAGCAACCACGTGACGCAAGCGCTGCGCGCATGCGTAACCGTTGCCGCATCACTGGTCGTCCACACGGCGTCTATCGCAAATTCGGCCTCGGCCGTAACAAGCTGCGTGAAGCAGCTATGCGTGGCGACGTTCCAGGTCTGGTCAAAGCCAGCTGGTAA
- the rpsE gene encoding 30S ribosomal protein S5: MSNHDQKRDEGYIEKLVQVNRVAKTVKGGRIFTFTALTVVGDGKGRVGFGRGKSREVPAAIQKAMEAARRNMIQVDLNGTTLQYAMKSAHGASKVYMQPASEGTGIIAGGAMRAVLEVAGVQNVLAKCYGSTNPVNVVHATFKGLKGMQSPESIAAKRGKRVEEII, translated from the coding sequence ATGTCAAATCACGACCAAAAACGCGACGAAGGCTACATCGAGAAACTGGTTCAAGTTAACCGCGTGGCCAAAACCGTAAAAGGCGGCCGTATCTTCACTTTCACTGCGTTGACCGTAGTGGGTGACGGTAAAGGGCGCGTTGGCTTCGGCCGTGGCAAGTCACGTGAAGTGCCTGCTGCAATCCAGAAAGCGATGGAAGCTGCTCGCCGCAACATGATTCAGGTTGATCTGAACGGTACGACGCTGCAGTACGCAATGAAGTCTGCTCATGGTGCCTCCAAGGTGTACATGCAGCCTGCTTCTGAAGGTACCGGTATCATCGCTGGCGGCGCAATGCGCGCAGTGCTGGAAGTTGCTGGTGTCCAGAACGTATTGGCCAAGTGCTACGGTTCGACTAACCCGGTAAACGTGGTTCACGCTACGTTCAAGGGTTTGAAGGGCATGCAGTCTCCTGAGTCGATCGCTGCCAAACGTGGCAAGCGTGTTGAGGAGATCATCTGA
- the rplO gene encoding 50S ribosomal protein L15, which translates to MKLNDLSPAPGSRREKHRPGRGIGSGLGKTGGRGHKGQSSRSGGTIAPGFEGGQQPLHRRLPKFGFVSLKAMDRAEVRLSELAKVEGDIVTVQSLKDANVINQNVQRVKIMLSGEVTRAVTIKGIAATKGARAAIEAAGGKFEE; encoded by the coding sequence ATGAAACTCAATGATCTGAGTCCAGCGCCGGGTTCCCGTCGCGAAAAGCATCGTCCGGGCCGTGGTATCGGTAGCGGTTTGGGTAAGACCGGTGGCCGTGGCCACAAAGGTCAAAGCTCCCGCTCCGGTGGCACTATTGCTCCGGGCTTTGAGGGCGGCCAACAGCCGCTGCATCGTCGCCTGCCAAAATTCGGTTTCGTTTCCCTGAAGGCCATGGATCGCGCAGAAGTGCGTTTGTCCGAGCTGGCTAAAGTGGAAGGCGACATCGTAACTGTGCAGTCCCTGAAAGATGCCAACGTGATTAACCAGAACGTGCAGCGTGTGAAAATCATGCTGTCGGGCGAAGTTACTCGCGCTGTCACTATCAAGGGTATCGCCGCCACCAAAGGTGCGCGTGCGGCTATCGAAGCAGCTGGCGGCAAGTTCGAGGAATAA
- the rplE gene encoding 50S ribosomal protein L5, whose protein sequence is MARLKEIYRKEIAPKLKEELKLSNVMEVPRVTKITLNMGLGEAIGDKKVIEHAVADLEKITGQKVVVTYARKSIAGFKVREGWPIGVKVTLRRDRMYEFLDRLLSISLPRVRDFRGLNAKSFDGRGNYSMGVKEQIIFPEIDYDKIDALRGLDITLTTTAKNDDEGRALLRAFKFPFRN, encoded by the coding sequence ATGGCACGACTAAAAGAGATTTACCGGAAGGAAATCGCTCCGAAACTTAAGGAAGAACTTAAGCTTTCGAACGTGATGGAAGTTCCGCGCGTTACCAAAATCACCCTGAACATGGGTCTGGGCGAAGCGATCGGAGACAAAAAAGTCATCGAGCACGCTGTTGCTGATCTGGAAAAGATCACCGGTCAAAAGGTCGTTGTGACTTACGCTCGGAAATCCATCGCTGGCTTTAAAGTCCGCGAAGGTTGGCCGATCGGCGTCAAAGTGACCCTGCGCCGCGATCGTATGTATGAGTTCCTGGATCGTCTGCTGTCGATCTCCCTGCCTCGGGTTCGCGACTTCCGCGGCCTGAATGCCAAGTCCTTCGATGGTCGTGGTAACTACAGCATGGGCGTCAAAGAGCAGATCATTTTCCCGGAAATTGACTACGACAAGATCGATGCTCTTCGCGGTCTGGACATCACCCTGACCACCACTGCCAAGAACGATGATGAAGGTCGCGCATTACTGCGTGCTTTCAAATTCCCGTTCCGCAACTGA
- the rpmC gene encoding 50S ribosomal protein L29: MKANELREKSAQQLNEQLLGLLRDQFNLRMQKATGQLGQSHLLSQVKRDIARVKTVLNQQAGK; encoded by the coding sequence ATGAAAGCGAATGAACTTCGTGAAAAATCAGCACAGCAGCTGAACGAGCAACTGCTCGGCCTGCTGCGCGACCAGTTCAATCTGCGTATGCAGAAAGCAACTGGCCAGTTGGGGCAGTCTCATCTGCTCTCGCAAGTTAAGCGTGACATCGCTCGCGTGAAAACTGTGCTCAACCAGCAGGCAGGTAAGTAA
- the bfr gene encoding bacterioferritin, translated as MQGHPEVIDYLNTLLTGELAARDQYFVHSRMYEDWGFSKLYERINHEMEEEAQHADALMRRILMLEGTPRMRPDDLDVGTTVPEMLASDLRLEYKVRAALCKGIALCELHGDYVTREILRVQLADTEEDHTYWLEQQMGLIKSIGLQNYLQSQF; from the coding sequence ATGCAAGGCCACCCGGAAGTAATCGATTATCTCAACACGTTGCTCACGGGCGAATTGGCAGCTCGTGACCAATATTTCGTTCACTCGCGTATGTACGAAGACTGGGGCTTTTCCAAGCTCTATGAGCGTATCAACCACGAGATGGAAGAAGAGGCGCAACACGCTGATGCGCTGATGCGCCGCATTCTGATGCTGGAAGGCACGCCACGTATGCGTCCGGATGACCTGGACGTCGGCACCACGGTGCCTGAGATGCTCGCCAGCGATCTTCGTCTCGAATACAAAGTCCGTGCCGCCCTGTGCAAGGGTATCGCGCTGTGCGAGCTGCACGGTGACTATGTGACCCGCGAGATACTGCGCGTGCAGTTGGCCGACACGGAAGAAGACCACACCTATTGGCTGGAACAGCAAATGGGGCTGATCAAATCCATCGGTCTGCAGAACTACCTGCAATCGCAGTTCTGA
- a CDS encoding DNA-directed RNA polymerase subunit alpha, with product MQISVNEFLTPRHIDVQVVSPTRAKITLEPLERGFGHTLGNALRRILLSSMPGCAVVEAEIDGVLHEYSAIEGVQEDVIEILLNLKGLAIKLHGRDEVTLTLSKKGSGVVTAADIQLDHDVEIVNPDHVIANLASNGALNMKLTVARGRGYGPADSRQSDEDESRSIGRLQLDSSFSPVRRIAYVVENARVEQRTNLDKLVIDLETNGTLDPEEAIRRAATILQQQLAAFVDLKGDSEPVVIEQEDEIDPILLRPVDDLELTVRSANCLKAENIYYIGDLIQRTEVELLKTPNLGKKSLTEIKDVLASRGLSLGMRLDNWPPASLKKDDKATA from the coding sequence ATGCAGATTTCGGTAAATGAGTTCCTGACACCCCGCCACATTGATGTGCAGGTTGTCAGTCCAACCCGCGCCAAGATCACTCTCGAGCCTCTCGAGCGTGGTTTCGGCCATACCCTGGGCAACGCGCTTCGCCGCATTTTGTTGTCCTCCATGCCCGGCTGTGCAGTAGTCGAGGCCGAGATTGACGGTGTGCTCCATGAGTACAGCGCCATCGAAGGTGTACAGGAAGACGTCATTGAAATCCTGTTGAACCTTAAAGGTCTGGCTATCAAGCTGCACGGTCGAGACGAAGTTACGCTGACCTTGTCGAAGAAGGGTTCGGGGGTGGTTACCGCTGCCGATATTCAGCTGGATCATGATGTCGAGATCGTTAACCCCGATCACGTAATCGCTAACCTGGCGTCTAACGGCGCCTTGAACATGAAGCTCACCGTAGCTCGTGGTCGTGGTTATGGGCCGGCAGACTCGCGTCAAAGCGATGAAGACGAAAGCCGCAGCATTGGTCGCTTGCAGCTCGACTCTTCGTTCAGCCCGGTTCGCCGTATCGCATACGTGGTGGAAAACGCCCGTGTCGAGCAGCGTACTAACCTGGACAAGCTGGTTATTGATCTGGAAACCAACGGTACTCTGGACCCTGAAGAGGCAATCCGTCGCGCTGCAACCATCCTGCAACAGCAGTTGGCTGCGTTCGTGGACCTCAAAGGCGACAGCGAACCAGTGGTAATCGAACAGGAAGACGAGATCGATCCGATCCTGCTTCGTCCGGTTGACGATTTGGAACTGACCGTGCGTTCGGCCAACTGCCTTAAGGCGGAGAACATCTACTACATCGGCGACCTGATTCAGCGCACCGAAGTAGAGTTGTTGAAGACTCCGAACCTGGGCAAGAAATCCTTGACCGAGATCAAGGACGTTCTGGCTTCTCGTGGTCTGTCCCTCGGCATGCGCCTCGACAACTGGCCGCCGGCAAGTCTTAAGAAGGACGACAAGGCTACGGCCTGA
- the secY gene encoding preprotein translocase subunit SecY, whose protein sequence is MAKQGALSALGKGGMSELWARLRFLFLAIIVYRIGAHIPVPGINPDRLAELFRQNEGTILSLFNMFSGGALERMSIFALGIMPYISASIIMQLMTAVSPQLEQLKKEGEAGRRKISQYTRYGTVVLALVQAIGMSVGLASQGVAFSGDLGFHFVAVTTFVAGAMFMMWLGEQITERGVGNGISMLIFAGIVAGLPRAIGQSFESARQGDINIFALVAIGLLAVAIIGFVVFIERGQRRIAVHYAKRQQGRKVFAAQTSHLPLKVNMAGVIPAIFASSILLFPASLGSWFGQSEGLGWLQDISQSIAPGQPLNILLFSAGIIFFCFFYTALMFNPKDVAENLKKSGAFIPGIRPGEQSARYIDGVLTRLTMFGALYMTAVCLLPQFLVVAANVPFYLGGTSLLIVVVVVMDFMSQVQSHLVSHQYESLMKKANLKGYGGSGGMLR, encoded by the coding sequence ATGGCTAAGCAAGGTGCTCTCTCTGCGCTCGGCAAAGGCGGTATGTCTGAACTCTGGGCTCGTCTGCGTTTTCTGTTCCTGGCGATTATCGTCTACCGAATAGGCGCACACATCCCGGTTCCAGGTATCAACCCGGACCGACTCGCAGAACTGTTTCGACAGAATGAGGGGACCATTCTTAGCTTGTTCAACATGTTTTCCGGCGGTGCGCTGGAGCGGATGAGCATCTTTGCATTGGGGATCATGCCGTATATTTCGGCATCGATCATCATGCAGCTGATGACCGCCGTCAGCCCACAGCTGGAGCAGTTGAAGAAGGAAGGTGAAGCTGGCCGTCGCAAGATTAGCCAGTACACCCGCTACGGCACCGTTGTCCTGGCATTGGTTCAAGCTATCGGCATGTCCGTTGGCCTGGCTAGTCAGGGCGTCGCGTTTTCTGGAGACCTGGGTTTCCACTTTGTGGCCGTTACCACCTTCGTGGCTGGTGCGATGTTCATGATGTGGCTGGGCGAGCAGATTACCGAGCGCGGTGTCGGCAACGGTATCTCGATGTTGATTTTCGCAGGTATCGTCGCCGGTCTTCCGAGAGCGATAGGGCAGTCTTTCGAGTCTGCACGTCAGGGTGATATCAATATTTTCGCTCTGGTCGCAATCGGATTGCTGGCAGTAGCGATCATCGGTTTTGTGGTGTTCATTGAGCGTGGTCAGCGTCGTATTGCTGTTCACTACGCCAAGCGTCAGCAGGGCCGCAAGGTCTTCGCTGCGCAGACCAGTCACTTGCCGCTGAAAGTGAACATGGCTGGTGTAATTCCGGCCATTTTCGCAAGCAGCATTTTGCTGTTCCCGGCTTCGTTGGGGTCCTGGTTCGGTCAGTCTGAAGGTTTGGGCTGGTTGCAGGACATCTCGCAGTCGATCGCTCCTGGTCAGCCGTTGAATATTCTGCTGTTTAGTGCAGGGATTATTTTCTTCTGCTTCTTCTATACGGCGTTGATGTTCAATCCGAAAGACGTAGCGGAAAACCTGAAGAAGTCCGGTGCCTTTATTCCGGGTATTCGTCCAGGTGAGCAGTCGGCGCGCTACATTGATGGCGTTTTGACTCGCTTGACCATGTTCGGTGCTCTATATATGACGGCCGTGTGTCTGCTTCCCCAGTTTCTGGTGGTCGCGGCAAACGTACCGTTCTACCTTGGCGGGACCTCGTTGCTGATCGTGGTCGTGGTCGTGATGGACTTTATGTCGCAAGTGCAATCTCACCTCGTTTCGCACCAGTACGAATCCCTGATGAAGAAAGCCAACCTGAAGGGCTACGGTGGCAGCGGCGGTATGCTGCGCTGA
- the rpmJ gene encoding 50S ribosomal protein L36, which produces MKVRASVKKLCRNCKIIRREGVVRVICSAEPRHKQRQG; this is translated from the coding sequence ATGAAAGTTCGTGCATCGGTGAAAAAGCTGTGCCGTAACTGCAAGATTATTCGCCGCGAAGGTGTTGTTCGAGTAATTTGCAGCGCGGAACCACGTCATAAGCAGCGCCAAGGCTGA
- the rpsM gene encoding 30S ribosomal protein S13 — protein MARIAGVNIPDNKHTVISLTYIYGVGRTTAQKICATTGVNPAVKIKDLSDEQIEQLRGEVAKFTTEGDLRREINMKIKRLMDLGCYRGLRHRRGLPVRGQRTKTNARTRKGPRKPIRK, from the coding sequence ATGGCCCGTATTGCAGGCGTTAACATTCCAGATAACAAGCATACTGTTATCTCGCTGACCTACATCTATGGTGTTGGTCGCACCACTGCACAGAAAATTTGTGCAACCACCGGGGTCAACCCGGCGGTGAAAATCAAAGATCTGAGCGACGAGCAGATTGAACAGCTGCGTGGCGAAGTGGCGAAGTTCACCACTGAAGGTGACCTGCGTCGCGAAATCAACATGAAAATCAAGCGCTTGATGGACTTGGGCTGCTATCGCGGTCTGCGTCATCGTCGTGGTCTTCCAGTGCGCGGTCAGCGTACCAAGACCAACGCGCGTACTCGCAAAGGTCCGCGTAAGCCGATCCGCAAGTAA